tgacgtaagcatAACGCAAACAATTTGACCAAAACGACGCAATCTTTATAGTCTTGCTCATACTTACGTATTTGACATCTGGATCCGCTAGTACCGGCACGACATCTACATTTATTCCTGCCTACACACCTTCCGCCATTTAAACACGGTGTTGAACAAGAGGGTATTTCTAAAGATCAATACAAAATCTACATCATATACGACAAAAACGAAACTATCTATAAATATGGTAAATACGCCAAACGATGACAACATAGCACCCCATTCTGGCGAAAACAAACACCCCAGAATGTTCTTGTCTGCTGAAAACAACTTTGAACTTTTCAATGAAAGACGTGTGATATATCATCAGACGTATTTTCAAGAtcgttaagcttggttcccactagaacgtaacgcaaggacgtaaacgcaatgcaagcgttttaatcaatgacaagcgaagttatataGACAGTtaacaatcacaagcgaataagccatcgcttgtgattggtcaattcacttgcgttgcgttacgtccttgtgttgcgtcgctagtgggaaccacgctttaaggaGCTGAAACTTGAACATGTTTCAAGATATAAAGGTACCGAATAATTTGATTTGCGAATTGTTTTATTGAAAGGAGACgaaattaaaacaaaccaacCGTATTGGCACCGTGTTCCGGTGAATCCCGTGAGACAAATACAATTGTTTTCATTGTAACAAATTCCGTTGTTCTGGCAGCTAGGCACACATGCCGctagtaaaacaaaaaaaataaaaaaaatgagcGAGTTACGCTCAGCTCGCTCAGAATATCGAAAGAGTTTCCAATAtgctttcattttttaacaacCTTAAAAAATGATCTACGTTGACCTTACTAACTACAACCTGAACTAGGAACATGTTGAGACGAAAACGACCTCAGTTAGTAGCGTCATGAGACAAATCCAGTGTGCGACTGGCAATGGTTCATGACTCAACTTGGTTTGGTCTTGGTTTTCGTTTGTGTTTCAACGTAGGCAGAATtgttcctactttctaggatttttatcagataatctatattctTTTGAATATTCTTGTtacatgaccacagtgctgattttgccatttttcctcTAACTGTAGGGAATAAACTTTATATTGCAACGTAACTGAGATGAATTGCGCACATGTGACGACACGTATAGCTACTTTTAATTCGGTCCATGACAGGGACTGAGATATATCAGTACAGTACGCCCCTAACTCTTCAGATATATACACTATTGGTGATTCTCTAAATTGCACAATTGGTTCTTATTTACCCTTCTGACAATAGCTGCCCGTGTATCCCGATGGGCACTGGCACGTGTCTGGTCCCACACAAACGCCTCCATTTCGGCATGTGATTCGGCAGACCGCTGTTGGTGAAAAAGGTAGTTTTATATATCATAATGTATAGACCAAACAGTATTTTtgtcattcattttcttttcaaaaatATCTTGTTTCTACTTGTCATGTACcgaaaacatgaaaacaaataCTATTAAATTCACACTTTTTGAAGTACGCACAAAATGATGTTAAGATACCCATGTTGTCGGTCAATAAGATTCTTACAACAAGTAAAACATAAGTAATTAACGTCACGAAACTAGGAAGATAGATTGTGGTTAAAACAAGTGGAGGAGAACCAATGACAATGTTGATACAAATTAATAACTTACGTTTCTGACAGCCAGTGCCGGAATAACCATTAACGCACCTGCACATGTTGTTACGTATGCATTGTCCTCCATGTGCGCAATGAGGTTCACAATGGGCTGAAATTATGATGGTATTATTTACTGGAATCTACAGAAGTTATGCAGTCTGGCAGAATACAGTAGACCAATAGCCATGTCTCGGGACCATTTCAATAGTCACCACCCGATAGACTTTCTACATCAAGGTTTCTATGAATGGGACGGGCCAAACCcagtatctttttttaaaatttcatgaTCATTCGGGAAATTACCCCATGGCGGTCTGTCAAAACAGGGTGTCAAATAGGTATGAGACAAAATCAAGAAGGATGAGCATGCAGTCAGTCTGTCAGAAAAGTAAGCATAGAGTAAGAATGAGGAAACAAACATGAGTCGTCCGTTTCATTTAAGCAAAGCTACGCAAGTCAGCAGTCGATAGGTCGGACATGCGCAAACGTTTACTTTGGACTCACGGGTTGAGCATGTATCTCCTGCATAGCCTCGAGTACATAAACAGCGATTAGGTCCCGTGCACACGCCACCATTCATACACGGGGGAACGCACATTActgaaatgtaaacaaaaaatcaGTAGGATGTATCACAGCTCAATAATTACCGTGTGCACCAATACAAAACTAATTGCCATACGTATGCCTATAATATGTCGAAGACAGTTGGAAACACTTTCTCACCAAACATATTATTGGGTACTAATTCGcattcaatttaaataaaatcgcCATTTTATCGGGAGTATTCGAAAATATGAATCAGGgaaattcactcttccctggttaaaaTCATCATAACCCGTTGACTCTAATTTGCCTATGCCTATTAGTGGGATATTATCATAATGCCACATTATGTTTATCTTCTGATTCATCAAATTATTCTAGACGTCTGCACAGTTTTTTTAGAATGTTAATGACGATTATATTATTAAGAATTTGAAACATTATTACGTTAAAAACGGTGCGTGTCATGGATTAGAGAAGTGACTATAACTTAAATCATAttgatagtaataataatattaatgtagaTGTTATTGATTACCTTCACATTCGTGATCTAACCTGATCTTGACCCTGTAACCAGGCTTGCATTCGCATTCATAACTTCCAACCGAGTTAACACATTTCTGTTCACAACCCCCGTTTGCGTCTGCGCATTCATTTATATCTACATGATAACCATATATTAACACGTTATCACGATAACCATCAAGTAACTAGTTAAAACTACATTGGGACAAACAGATAACGTTTAAATCACTTTTATGTATTATCTTTCGATGTGTATGCATATTACAGTTCAAGGAAAATACAGATATAGGTTGCTAGTTTCAGCAACAACTTACCATCGCAACTGACCAAATCCGCATTAAGTACGTAGCCTTTCCGACAACTACACTTTAACCCTCGTTGACCGAACTTACAAATGTGTTTACACCCTCCATTCTTGATGCTGCATGACgttattactgtaataataataatcatcataaatatatatagatacataTAGAACTGGAACATATTTAGCTGAAAACAAATGTCAATAATGTTGTTGCTATAAAATTGTTATcacgataaatatatatagatatagggAACTTTCGTTTTGCGACGACCACCAGACTATGTAATGTTAAATCATTGTGCGTATGCGGGATATTGAGAGTGTTTTCTTGTTCCTTTTCTCTACAGCGTTTGAATGGTGTCTAGGTCCAGGCGACAGCCAACTACACGCTTATTTATCTGACCGGTCATCGCATATCGCAAGCTCCCTAATAAGTACTATAATACCATCGCATGTCCGACCGTCTGACCCAAGATAAAATGAGTCGCCACAATCACACTTCCAACTTCCCGGTGTATTAATACATGTTTGTTGGCATCCACCGTTTTTGATTAAACATTCATCGTAATCTAAGAACAAAgttgaaaacaaaatacattagATCAGTAGAAAACATCCTAACCAATAGTATAGTACCAGTAATGGAACTAGCTATCATAAACATTAATACtacttgttttataataaattgcTAACCATTAAATTACCATCAATAACTGACGGACTTCAATACTGTAAGCCTATTATTATTGGAGGTTCGTTCTAGGACATTATATTAGGGAGGTAGAAGAAAGGCCGTTAACGGTTTGTATTCAAagaataatgttataataatatatggtttattttgtcttttgaaATTATTAGTGGGGCACACCTAAAACATTAGATCTGGCTAAACCGGATACATGCAAATACTAATGTATTCGGCCTAACTCACCAGTACAGTCACGACGATTAACACTAAGTTGAAATCCATCGTTACACCTGCATTCATATGAGCCTTCTGTGTTGACACAAGTCTGATTGCACAAGTTATCATATACGAGACATTCGTCTATATCTATAATAAACAAGGGGAAAAGTTACTATACAGATATCTTCATAATAATTTTAGTAATATGgccaacaataattataatgtacCTTTGGAAATTACCTTTTTTCTATATGACGATATGTAAGTCACCCTGATAATAGTTACTATACAACTATCTTCATTTTATTTGGGTTGTCACGTACAAAAACACAATGGAGCCAGTCTATgtgacgatatagagggcgcCATTTAATTGATATAGTTACTCTATCTTAATTTGGGTTATCCTAAGTATAAGATACAATGGAACCAGTTTGTgtgacgatatagagggcgcaatttaaTTGATAACAGGTACTCTATCTTCACTTGGGGTTATCCAAAGTATAACATACATTGAAACCAGTTTGTgtgacgatatagagggcgcCATTTAATTGACAACAGTTTATCTTCATTTTGGTTATCCTTCTATATTGTATAAACTACATGCAATGGAACTAGTTTCTGCGACGACATAGGGGGCACCATTTAATTGATCATATTAATGTTGTTTTCTGTAAAGAAAACATTATATCTGGTTTCTGTGAATATAagttaatagatatttagtattTCATATAAACCAGTAAACTTAATTTTAACTTAACGAAGTATTGGTATATTTATGAAGTATTCATCGTCTAGTATTCCGCAATCTATAGCCGACTAGTAATCTTATGAATATGAATCAATCCACCTATTTTCTTTTGTACTCTGTAGAAGTTTCGATATACCAAATTATAGAGTTAGTTTAGCTACCCATTGAATGATTCATCGGTGAACTAATGCTATAGGCCAATATATCTCAACGAATTTACCTTCACAAACGGCGGTGTCTGAGTTCATTCTATATCCGATTTGACACCTGCATACATAGCTACCTGGAATGTTGATACACACCTGGTCACAACCACCATTTCCAACAGTGCATTCGTCTGAATCTAATGTAATacgaaataattatttttaacgATCATTACCGAGTTAAATATTTTCTAgtttaatatttacaaatattataacataggcctacttaattctataataattatataatataatactcttATGTTTGAGTTAATAtgtaacaaataattataaagatctaaatactgtatacacatataaaatatttaccAATGCAATTCCTGCCGTCGCCATGGAAACCTGTTATACATTGACAGATATACGAGCCTTCTACGTTGTAGCAACGGGCATAATAATGGCAGTCATGTGACAGGTTACATTCGTTTATATCTGTGGTaacgcagaacacattattacaatataatacaatattgatcCTTTTACCATCGTTCGTTGTCGTCCCTCATTATCATCAAACATCTGGTGGTTACGGTGTAGTAAATAGTCGATTAAGatattatgaattattcattatttattgcTCTACCTCATAAAATATGCGTGACGTTTTTTGACCTATTTTTAGCACAATTTTTCTAATGTAAACACTTTCCATCGAGTCTTAACTGTGTGCTTTGTATATCGTTTTCATAGTGTTAGAAGTTATTCAGAGAGTTAGCTGAGTCAGTAGACCTACAGAACTTGGATTATGTCCATAGTCGgattaaataatgaataattcatgatttcTTCATCGCGTATTTACGAAAAAATTGAAACTATTAATCTGTTTACGGAAAGATCTAACAGGCTGCTGAGGTAATGTTATAACCCAGACGCCTCTGGTTGATTCTGACCTAAACCTAAAGGGTACATAGGTATATTACCTGTACAGAATGTACCGTTTCCTGAATAACCAACAGGACAGACGCATTCATATGATCCAGGCACGTTTTTGCAGAGACTAACCCCTGGGCACAATAAAGAATCAGCACTCATACATTCATCTATATCTGTTGAAATAAAACGTATGGTCTATAGCACGACGACTGTAGGCATATTATCTTGTTTTGAGAGCTCAAAACATAATATAATCAAAGGGACTTCTTCTTAAAGAAATTTAGAAAGCTTCCACAAACAATGTGATTACTAACACCGCAATGCAAGACCGTAAATAAAGTGTACGGTACTGtacttcttttttaaaaataaaatgtataaatatcatACAGATGTAGGCCCTCTATAGACTGAAAACTTCTAACatcatttaacaatttatgtAGTGGAATATTTGAATAATCTCTACGTTGCGTGTATTACAAAAGCATTATCGTATGCTAAAAAAAGAGcttgtttaaaaatcaatttattaattGTTTGCTAATGATAATGTTAATAGTCTAAAGTAAtatttgacaaattttgacaaacAATGTTAGGGTATATGTTCACACTCATTATGTTCACAAGCACTAAGTATGAATTTAGAACAGTATACGTCTGTCCCTTCATTTTAATAGTGTGTGAAAGCCTTTGGGACGTGTGTTATACAGtatgatacagtactgtaattgaATCTTTACCTTGACAGCCTGTAAGAGTCTCTCTGTAACCCTCATTACACACGCAGTCAAAGCTACCGTATGTATTGAGACAAGTCGAGTTGGAGCCACACGACACGTCAGAACTTACTGcgcattcatcaatatctaaaaccgagaataatttaattaatgtacatCTTAGGTGGTTACAATTCACTTATAGTATGTGTAATATTTACGAAGGCATGTTTATTTTTGTGCAAAGTACAAATGGTTATACTGTAATtctattttatatacagtaacgGTACCTTGACAAAGTCCTCCATTTGAGACGAATCCATCAACACAATTACATATGTAAGAGCCAGGTGAATTTTCACACGTTGAATGCTCACCACAAAGATAGATCAGCAGGTTAGCAAATTGACATTCATTGACATCTCAGAGaggaaaaaaatacattttacaaaaccACCTAATTCATGATGTCCGTTGTGGTGACGACATATTGgaatagttattatttttatctatgAAGGTGGTGGCATAATAAAATTCATCTATTATGACCGTAGtctaattcatataaaaataaaattcagaaAATCTTTGTTAATCAGTTTAAAATAcatgaaacatttttaaaagaataGAAAAGTACAGACAATATTTAGACAATATCGAAACATAAATCTAAAGATAAAAAATTTGGATGTGGCAATAAAAccgacaaacaaacaaaaataacttAGCAACATTGTACtggaattaattaatttaattttgattatcAAAAGTGGTGGTTTGCGTTTTTTTGTTTCCAGCAAATTCGGATCCGCTGGAAACGAACCAAAAGACCGTCTTTTGCAGCAGCGCTTACTGCTGAATTGCCATTTTCATACCAGGGAAAAGTAAATAGTATCAGTGTTCTCCGTACATAATATCTACCCGACAACTATGtgtgtttttttctctttaatCCACACACTAATGTTACCTTCGCACTTATTCCCGTTTTCGTCAGCAATGAATCCTGAGTTACACAGACAAACATAAGATCCAAGTGTGTTGCGGCACGATGAATGAGCTCGGCAGATAGAGGGATCTGTACATTCGTCAACATCTAAGAAATACCACAAAAACACATAATAATCAATGTTGAATACATACTAAAACGACATCGAAATTTTGATATACGAGACGTTCTTCCTAACGTGTCAACCCCATGACTAATAGCAACATGGCTTAACACCGCGAACGAAAAATGGTTTCTTCAAACAGCAGCTAGTGGCTTATGTTAAACTGAGCTTCAACCTTAGTCATTGCACCTGGTGCCTAGCCATCGATGTCATGCGTTAAAGAATTATGTTTAGTTGCCCGGGTTACCTTGGCATGCTCCGTCGTATCTTCTATTGAAACCCTCTGGACAATGGCATTGGTATGAACCAGGTGTGTTATGACATACCTCATCTACATTGCACGATGCGACGAGCTCAACGCATTCGTcaatatctaaaataaaatacgtATATATAATAGTCCTTACTGTCCATTATACGGACCATACATATTGTTATTGCATGTATTCATGCACATGTGTATTGAAATGACCACAACTGTGACTGGAAACTACATTTAACCGCCCTATGGTGTTTTCCCAGTGCCtttattccaaaatataatATACGCCTACATATTTTAGTCTAAGAtctaggattttgaaatagggaacAAGGACGGCAAAAACAGTAAATGAAgtttctttataataatatattatatattatttatatagtgtATCATTTTTTCTTCTGAAATTTGAAAGACCCTCAGACCTTGAATGTGAAAtgaattttgaaacaaaatatcGAGAAAGTAAAGAGTTTGCGTAGAATAGTATAACAGAAAAATTCTCTCCCATCATTCCCAGACCTGCTTCAGCTTACCTTCACACGTCTTTTCATCTAAGCCAAGTTTGAATCCATCTGCTTGGCATTCACATTGTATGGTGGACATACCTGGCAGTGCTAAACATACATCACTACATCCGCCATTGTCGATCAAACATTGATCTTAAGTTTATTAGCATAAAAAGCACGTTTGATAGataagtaaatataaataaataacaataaataaatacataaagcCCTCACAACTAACTAAAAGAATTGAGATAAAtgcaaggcaaatgtgtatcctgctcctttgtttggtaacctataaaaatcctgttattatattatatattatattataaacacgATATAAGTTGAACTTGAATTATAAACGAAGGGTgacaaaacatattttgttaaaatgaaGGAAACCTACAAGAATGATTGAGTAACGGCAGTGCATTGTAAAATATGAAAGCTTCATGTGTatacattctttatttatttatgatacgTTTTAAATATACCGACAATCAGAATGACAAGATACAAAAGGTAAAAACAAagcaaaacaacaaaatatatgacTTTTCATGAAAAAAGACTTTATAGTTGTTAAACATAAATTGAAGCTTACCGtttttcaatcatttttaaACATTGAAAAATTATAGTAATATGTGATTTACTTTACTTTTGATTTACTAACCCGATGTAGTGTACATCTTGATTTGTGATTCTGCCATTGTCACTAAATCTGGACTTTCTGTTCCAGTTCCACTTGCATATTCCTGTAAAATTATGATTTCATCAGgctgattttaaaataaattattaattgacgtttattagttaatttatttcaatCCATTCAACAGCGAATCATCGACACTAACAGGCTTAACAGGAGTTTAGAAAAAATTTTCACaattacagtaaataataatctttatatCTTCATCTACATACTTTTCACCAATATTATTACTAATCGCCGACTTGTCttagctgtctacactatcaaactactttgacaaaaaaaggtgtgatgtgcccaaataatggtagtgtagacagagcctttgaatatggtagtgatatggagTCATCGCacaacacatcacatttttttgtcacataaaggttgatagtgtagacaggggtTAAATATACTCTTCGACATCTTCCTATAATCATTACCTTTTCGTCTGAAATAGTCTCTTCGTATCGAGCTGTCAACATTATTGTCTCTTCTAGTTCTTCACTGTAGCTTGTCGACATTAATGTACATAGAGTAAGTAATGTCTTTAGAAACTCCATGTTAGTTGGATTTTAAATTGATGGAATGCGGCAACTAAAGGACAAAATATAAATCGACTTAAATTGTTGAAAGTCTCcttaaaagtaatttaaaaaaggaACAACacgatgatgacaatgatactTCGGatagatagtatgtggagatacaacGGCACTGGGAATCGGGTGAAATGACCATGTTACTGTGTAAATTACTGTACTTTTGAAAAGGATCGACGCAAAACAATTGTTGGTTGTCGAAGGGTTATGAAAGTCATATTACCAAATGCACCAACAAATCTTTTTGTAACAAAAAACGAATTATAAAGAATTATATGAATCATCCTACCCATTTGATTAAAAAGACCTAGAAATGTCTAAAAACTTTGATGATAATTGAAAAATTCATTAACATACATAACTCGCTACAAAGTGACAACTTAATAACcattatgaaattaaattatacattatttcacagtttataaaataacaattaataaagAGCATTACCAAGTAAGGTGTTGAATGATTACCCTGATAAAAGGCTAATCGCGAAGTCAAGTAATTTGTGTTACAGCCAatacttttgaaaaaaaagttactGCTCTGACATTAGTCTAGGAAACAGACGGCGGTTCTGCTTAATATATACCAAAACCTTTTGTTACACATAGAGTTTCATACGTAGAATACAGTTAAGCAAACTTTTGCTAGTGTGACTTCTGCAAACTGCAGAAAACAAGTTTGCAGAAGGCACACCTCTGCAAACTGGTCTAGgcctacactaacaaactttgGAAAATGTTTCTTGACAAACCAAGAGTATTGCAAGTTagagtttgttagtgtagacaccTATAGAGGTAAGAAAAGACAGATAACTAGCGACTTTAATCAAATCTACACCAAATTACACTATTTACGCATTGTGTTTGTCGGTTGTTTAATAATTGAGACAAACATCAAAGCACACGTCACAAACTAACATTTAAAGGGACTAGTATAATAGTTACTGTATGTCCAATTTCATTTTGATGTGGACTGTACTGTCTGTGTTTTCGAGTACAGTAATAAAGTGTGAAAAATACGCAGGCTTACACTTTTCCAGCATCACTATAAGCTAAAGTTGTAGTATATAGAGCGAGGGATCATTCGAGTAATCAAATCAATCTATATAGAGATGATTGATGAGCAAACATTCAACATATTTTAGTACTTTAACTAACTTCCTCTATATGAATCACATGCATTGTGATATTGTAATTACTACTATAATAAAACCAAATGTGGAACGCGTGTAAATTGaaagcattttttttgttttagtaaAGCACTCACAGAACATCCAAATGAAGCCAGAtggtaatttgttttttgtttgtttcagtTTATAAATTGTCTTTCTTATCTCTATTGTTGACATTTACAATATCACCAACAGCTTTATGAATTAGCTTAAATCAGTGTTGAGCTTTTAAAACACTTCGGGATGAAATCAT
This region of Antedon mediterranea chromosome 8, ecAntMedi1.1, whole genome shotgun sequence genomic DNA includes:
- the LOC140057653 gene encoding uncharacterized protein, translating into MEFLKTLLTLCTLMSTSYSEELEETIMLTARYEETISDEKEYASGTGTESPDLVTMAESQIKMYTTSDQCLIDNGGCSDVCLALPGMSTIQCECQADGFKLGLDEKTCEDIDECVELVASCNVDEVCHNTPGSYQCHCPEGFNRRYDGACQDVDECTDPSICRAHSSCRNTLGSYVCLCNSGFIADENGNKCEDVNECQFANLLIYLCGEHSTCENSPGSYICNCVDGFVSNGGLCQDIDECAVSSDVSCGSNSTCLNTYGSFDCVCNEGYRETLTGCQDIDECMSADSLLCPGVSLCKNVPGSYECVCPVGYSGNGTFCTDINECNLSHDCHYYARCYNVEGSYICQCITGFHGDGRNCIDSDECTVGNGGCDQVCINIPGSYVCRCQIGYRMNSDTAVCEDIDECLVYDNLCNQTCVNTEGSYECRCNDGFQLSVNRRDCTDYDECLIKNGGCQQTCINTPGSWKCDCGDSFYLGSDGRTCDVITSCSIKNGGCKHICKFGQRGLKCSCRKGYVLNADLVSCDDINECADANGGCEQKCVNSVGSYECECKPGYRVKIRLDHECEVMCVPPCMNGGVCTGPNRCLCTRGYAGDTCSTPHCEPHCAHGGQCIRNNMCRCVNGYSGTGCQKPVCRITCRNGGVCVGPDTCQCPSGYTGSYCQKAACVPSCQNNGICYNENNCICLTGFTGTRCQYEIPSCSTPCLNGGRCVGRNKCRCRAGTSGSRCQILEVKACKPSCRQMGVCRPGNKCECTAGTTGHRCEIRTCPLQTYQQSVKQFKRVYKLEKYQGPCGTFGFRICTKYRITNKPVEVTVYRTGYRISC